A genomic region of Xiphophorus couchianus chromosome 9, X_couchianus-1.0, whole genome shotgun sequence contains the following coding sequences:
- the cc2d2a gene encoding coiled-coil and C2 domain-containing protein 2A isoform X1 translates to MAASSEIREKLRKKRRALQDTLAKNKNEDDIQALVPSARFNMDKQPTAMKEAVGSDEDPGETLRRTLRAQREKRKTKLLEQSFVQDEDVGEVSPTQYNSPNEGPSSRADDSVVFTRPPTGSQRGVSVKSEQPSRSLHLDTFVTRHLQEKLRAARSKGESLQQQETSEDSSEPVSRLQRLKDRDTITRFDREAHPVSSRRHDDPLTLRTRVKFQEQAGRVEKDFPSAEEAYNFFTFNYEPDQPSKPESKSRMRQKHRDGVEEDDRDGNRQEEAEEEEEAEEDEAEEDNQDQNEFQSEEAPLVRNEDDLFVIDHSPQDFVEVRKAEYVGLKMRVQRDRELLFTPSFLTVPTSVKLPENMKPRFLEDEGLYVGQRPAVSMTNENISENRILKMAEGSKWFGDDGKILALPDPIKESSTRPPLFHMDEELDPALQTVYRKTMKSQYANLYIAGATDPEGDYQLDVDVSGLIFSHHPLFSREHVLASRLAQLYDQYLSRQQNNLTGHLTEKLNGLRKALRNMMRIHGEQGSSEALQHRISEYSLEVRNTRQLRDLEQEKDRTLLRSIIKVWKEIKSLREFQKYTNTPFKLFLRRENVDRALDEWEYEGEILKEVLELEAESEEQHQKKLAEYNKQLEDWKLWRKKQKAKRRKKKKKKKGQTQDDTEEEDEEEQDQDETESEDPFEEDPVKPEVPERPGVDSLERWVREKASRIRRKPGEAILIPELSTSGGITGNDQCPRPEIARREDVSRRSLFIKILYNHKEVSRTDSCSLSTDFRVHFGQIFNLKVLNCPHSINLQVFEEIGSSYSLLVQVFVPVPDPSVVTGRAPIEEIEFSSNQHVMFDHEGVGSDVPLSFESDGSNKLTLLTSGKLSCCVSWGVGEEGVPLAPPLSQHPAGAHRGPGHLDAVSYIGASGLYDMKKIGEWAIQSRLDPNDPKNTSIMHLLKVATSGEVTAPDYFRLEHLQEEFNFVSDEEIERSKRFRLLRLRNQEAPEFRNYKFVPLLEREVSDKVFQDYEKRLKEGETIDTRQHLDPHRAVVAKYLQQIQESVINRFILSKHHYQLSDLVIEEEIPSIGILGINLFKLAESKRPLKPERKERKKVTAQNLSDGDIRLLVNVIRAHNIPIRKPQSNKPGQSSQSAIQGSDWYLSQVQVRPFVEVSFQRTVLQTTTADGPNPSWNEELQLPFNAPNGDYSTGSLQSVKDEVFINIFDEVLYETGPSDKSRATSIHTQIEKHWLGSVKIPFSTIYSQSKIDGAFKVNTPAVLLGYSREHGSTSVYDQWRSTQGGTFIRLFITVEPQLMPGESVRQKIKEAEFNSQEDERLLQASEKFEIHAAGGYPDRPCITTVIDLSGKTVFITRYIRPLNPPQEFLDGFPNNPQEATSLVAQYVSLIPSLPDQVSFSATCDLLSTCDQFLTLLAGDEQEHAVLLCNYFLFLGKKAWLIIGTAIPEGPTAYVLTHEQSGYFIWNPSSGQFYEKGDTFCPLQTVGCLVNSDNVWFNIQKNPSPLHTNFDITKAKMWKPFFSRSFSHPGLSSVQPEELVYRQTDKAAAAELQDRVEKILKEKIMEWRPRHPTRWNRYCNTTLKQFLPKLELSRGQNVAEGHRVELQNLLGDYRISGFPLHLPFSEVGPIIEAVHSTGVHNIHSSTVEFALAVYIHPYPNNVLSVWVYLASLVRT, encoded by the exons atggctgcatCAAG CGAAATTCGGGAGAAACTACGAAAGAAACGGCGGGCCTTGCAAGACACtttggcaaaaaacaaaaacgaggACGACATTCAG GCTCTGGTTCCGTCTGCCAGGTTCAATATGGACAAGCAACCGACTGCAATGAAG GAAGCTGTGGGCAGCGACGAGGACCCAGGAGAGACTCTGAGACGCACACTGAGAGCccagagagagaagaggaagacaaaG TTGCTGGAACAGTCTTTCGTCCAGGACGAGGATGTTGGGGAAGTTTCCCCTACTCAGTACAACAGTCCAAATGAGGGACCATCTAGTAGGGCGGATGATTCTGTGGTTTTTACAAGACCTCCAACTGGTTCTCAGAGAG GAGTCTCTGTAAAATCTGAGCAGCCCTCCCGCTCTCTGCATTTAGACACTTTTGTGACACGGCATTTGCAAGAGAAGCTGAGAGCAGCGAGg TCTAAGGGAGAGAGCCTTCAGCAGCAGGAAACTTCAGAGGATTCTAGTGAGCCGGTCAGTCGACTCCAGCGGCTCAAAGACAGAGACACCATAACAAGATTCGATAGAGAG GCTCATCCAGTCAGTTCAAGAAGACACGACGACCCCCTGACTCTTCGCACCAGAGTCAAGTTTCAAGAGCAGGCTGGAAGA GTAGAAAAAGACTTCCCATCTGCTGAAGAAGCATacaatttctttacatttaactATGAGCCCGACCAGCCAAGTAAGCCAGAGAGTAAGAGcagaatgagacaaaaacacagagatgGAGTTGAGGAGGATGATAGAGATGGAAACAGACAAGAGGAagctgaggaggaagaggaagctgaGGAGGATGAAGCAGAGGAAGATAATCAAGACCAAAATGAGTTCCAG AGTGAAGAAGCTCCTCTGGTGCGAAATGAAGACGATTTATTCGTCATTGACCATTCGCCTCAGGACTTTGTGGAAGTGAGGAAAGCGGAGTATGTTGGTCTCAAAATGCGCGTCCAACGAGACCGTGAACTCCTGTTTACGCCGAGCTTTCTAACAG TCCCAACCTCCGTCAAGCTGCCTGAAAACATGAAGCCCCGCTTTCTGGAGGACGAGGGCCTCTATGTGGGACAACGGCCTGCTGTATCTATGACCAAcgaaaacatttcagagaatCGCATTTTGAAAATGGCTGAG GGAAGCAAATGGTTTGGAGATGATGGCAAGATTCTTGCTCTGCCTGACCCCATAAAGGAATCGTCCACAAGGCCACCCCTTTTCCACATGGATGAGGAGCTGGATCCTGCTCTGCAAACTGTATACAGGAAG ACTATGAAGTCCCAGTATGCAAACCTGTACATTGCTGGTGCCACGGACCCCGAGGGAGACTACCAGCTTGACGTTGATGTCTCCGGGCTGATCTTCTCCCATCATCCTCTCTTTAGCCGCGAACACGTCTTGGCATCGCGGCTAGCTCAGCTGTACGATCAGTACCTCAGCAGGCAACAGAATAATCTCACAGGGCACCTTACCGAGAAG TTGAACGGCCTGAGGAAAGCTCTGAGGAACATGATGAGGATCCACGGTGAGCAGGGCTCCTCCGAGGCCCTGCAGCACAGGATTTCTGAGTACAGTCTAGAAGTGAG GAACACTCGGCAGCTGCGCGACTTGGAGCAGGAGAAAGACAGGACTCTGCTGAGGAGCATCATTAAAGTGTGGAAGGAGATCAAGTCCCTGAGAGAGTTTCAGAAGTATACCAATACACCTTTTAAGCTTTTTCTCAGAAG GGAGAATGTAGATCGGGCTTTGGATGAGTGGGAGTATGAAGGCGAAATCCTGAAAGAAGTTTTGGAACTGGAAGCAGAAAGTGAGGAGCAGCACCAAAAGAAGCTAGCAGAGTATAACAAGCAACTGGAAGATTGGAAACTCTGGAGGAAGAAGCAG AAAGCCAAgcgaagaaagaagaaaaagaaaaagaaaggccAAACACAggatgacacagaagaagaagacgaagaagaaCAGGATCAGGATGAGACTGAGTCAGAGGATCCATTTGAGGAAGACCCCGTGAAACCGGAGGTTCCAGAAAGGCCGGGCGTTGACTCCCTGGAGCGGTGGGTGAGAGAAAAAGCCTCCAGGATACGTAGGAAACCAGGAGAGGCCATTCTGATCCCGGAGCTGTCTACATCAGGAGGCATCACAGGCAACGATCAATGTCCCAG GCCTGAAATAGCTCGCAGGGAAGATGTTTCAAGGCGCTCTCTTTTCATCAAGATCCTTTACAACCACAAGGAAGTTTCCAGAACAGACAGTTGCTCCCTGAGCACTGACTTCAGGGTTCACTTTGGACAAATTTTCAATCTGAAGGTGCTCAACTGTCCACACAGCATTAATCTGCAG GTGTTTGAGGAGATTGGGTCATCATACTCCCTGCTGGTTCAGGTGTTTGTTCCTGTACCCGACCCTTCAGTCGTTACAGGCAGAGCGCCTATAGAGGAAATTGAGTTCAGCAGCAACCAGCATGTGATGTTTGATCACGAGGGAGTTGGAAGTg ATGTGCCGCTCTCCTTTGAGTCCGATGGCAGCAACAAACTGACACTGCTGACGTCCGGAAAGCTGTCTTGCTGCGTGTCGTGGGGCGTCGGGGAAGAAGGTGTCCCACTCGCACCGCCTCTTTCTCAGCATCCTGCTGGCGCGCACAG AGGGCCAGGCCATCTGGATGCTGTCTCATACATCGGGGCGTCCGGATTGTATGACATGAAAAAGATCGGTGAGTGGGCCATACAGTCGCGACTGGACCCCAACGATCCCAAGAACACCTCCATCATGCACCTGCTGAAA GTGGCGACCAGTGGCGAGGTGACCGCTCCCGACTACTTTCGCCTTGAACACCTGCAGGAGGAGTTCAACTTTGTAAGTGATGAGGAGATAGAGAGGTCCAAGAGGTTCCGCCTGCTCAGGCTGAGGAACCAGGAGGCTCCCGAGTTTCGCAATTACAAATTTGTCCCTCTTCTGGAGAGGGAGGTCTCTGACAAGGTTTTCCAG GATTATGAAAAAAGATTGAAAGAGGGGGAGACGATTGACACCAGGCAACATCTGGATCCTCACAGAGCTGTTGTGGCCAAATACCTTCAGCAG ATACAAGAATCAGTCATCAACAGATTTATTCTCTCCAAACATCACTACCAACTGTCCGACCTGGTGATCGAAGAAGAAATACCAAGCATTGG CATTCTGGGAATTAACCTGTTCAAGCTCGCTGAATCCAAACGGCCACTGAAAcctgaaaggaaagaaaggaaaaaagtcaCAGCGCAGAATCTGTCGGACGGGGACATCAGACTGCTCGTTAACGTCATCCGGGCCCACAACATCCCGATCCGCAAACCCCAGAGCAA TAAACCGGGACAGTCTTCTCAGAGTGCCATCCAGGGCAGTGATTGGTACCTCAGCCAG GTACAAGTAAGGCCGTTTGTGGAAGTGTCCTTCCAACGCACGGTGCTCCAAACAACCACAGCCGACGGACCAAATCCAAGCTGGAatgaggagctgcagctgccATTTAA CGCTCCAAATGGGGACTACAGCACTGGCAGTTTGCAGTCTGTCAAAGATGAAGTCTtcatcaacatatttgatgaaGTGCTGTATGAGACTGGACCG AGTGACAAATCGAGGGCGACGTCCATTCACACGCAGATAGAGAAGCACTGGTTGGGCTCGGTAAAGATTCCCTTCAGCACCATTTACTCTCAGTCAAAG ATTGACGGTGCGTTCAAAGTGAACACGCCAGCCGTGCTGCTGGGGTACAGCAGGGAGCACGGCAGCACCAGCGTTTATGATCAGTGGCGGAGCACACAGGGCGGGACGTTCATACGGCTCTTCATCACTGTAGAACCTCAGCTGATGCCTGGAGAGTCTGTTAGACAGAAG ATAAAGGAAGCAGAG TTCAACAGTCAGGAGGATGAGCGCTTACTGCAGGCTTCAGAGAAGTTTGAGATACACGCAGCCGGAGGCTATCCGGACCGACCCTGCATCACCACGGTCATCGACCTCAGCGGAAAGACGGTCTTCATCACTCGTTACATCCGACCGCTCAACCCCCCGCAGGAGTTTCTGGATGGATTTCCTAACAACCCTCAGGAAGCAACG AGCCTTGTTGCCCAATATGTCTCCCTGATCCCTTCTTTGCCAGATCAGGTTTCCTTCTCTGCAACCTGTGACTTATTGAGCACATGTGAC CAATTCCTGACTCTACTGGCAGGAGATGAGCAGGAACACGCTGTATTGTTGTGCaactactttctttttttgggaaaGAAAGCGTGGCTCATAATTGGCACAGCCATACCAGAG GGACCAACAGCATATGTTCTGACCCATGAGCAGAGTGGCTACTTCATCTGGAACCCCAGCAGCGGGCAGTTCTATGAGAAGGGCGACACTTTCTGCCCTCTGCAAACCGTCGGCTGCTTGGTTAATTCTGACAAC GTTTGGTTCAACATTCAGAAAAATCCTTCACCATTACACACCAACTTTGACATCACTAAGGCCAAAATGTGGAAACCGTTTTTCTCCCGCTCCTTCTCCCACCCGGGGCTGTCTAGTGTACAG CCAGAGGAGTTAGTGTACCGCCAAACAGacaaagcagctgcagcagagcttCAGGACAG AGTTGAGAAGATACTAAAGGAGAAGATTATGGAGTGGCGCCCTCGTCACCCAACTCGCTGGAACCGGTACTGCAACACCACCCTGAAACAGTTTCTGCCCAAACTTGAGCTGAGTCGTGGTCAGAATGTAGCGGAGGGCCACCGGGTCGAGCTGCAGAACCTCCTCGGAGACTACAGG ATCTCAGGATTCCCCCTCCATCTGCCGTTTTCTGAGGTCGGACCAATCATAGAGGCAGTTCACAGCACTGGGGTTCACAATATTCACTCATCCACTGTGGAGTTTGCACTGGCCGTGTACATACATCCTTATCCCAACAATGTGCTGTCTGTGTGGGTGTACCTCGCCTCACTCGTCCGCACATGA
- the cc2d2a gene encoding coiled-coil and C2 domain-containing protein 2A isoform X4, whose product MDKQPTAMKEAVGSDEDPGETLRRTLRAQREKRKTKLLEQSFVQDEDVGEVSPTQYNSPNEGPSSRADDSVVFTRPPTGSQRGVSVKSEQPSRSLHLDTFVTRHLQEKLRAARSKGESLQQQETSEDSSEPVSRLQRLKDRDTITRFDREAHPVSSRRHDDPLTLRTRVKFQEQAGRVEKDFPSAEEAYNFFTFNYEPDQPSKPESKSRMRQKHRDGVEEDDRDGNRQEEAEEEEEAEEDEAEEDNQDQNEFQSEEAPLVRNEDDLFVIDHSPQDFVEVRKAEYVGLKMRVQRDRELLFTPSFLTVPTSVKLPENMKPRFLEDEGLYVGQRPAVSMTNENISENRILKMAEGSKWFGDDGKILALPDPIKESSTRPPLFHMDEELDPALQTVYRKTMKSQYANLYIAGATDPEGDYQLDVDVSGLIFSHHPLFSREHVLASRLAQLYDQYLSRQQNNLTGHLTEKLNGLRKALRNMMRIHGEQGSSEALQHRISEYSLEVRNTRQLRDLEQEKDRTLLRSIIKVWKEIKSLREFQKYTNTPFKLFLRRENVDRALDEWEYEGEILKEVLELEAESEEQHQKKLAEYNKQLEDWKLWRKKQKAKRRKKKKKKKGQTQDDTEEEDEEEQDQDETESEDPFEEDPVKPEVPERPGVDSLERWVREKASRIRRKPGEAILIPELSTSGGITGNDQCPRPEIARREDVSRRSLFIKILYNHKEVSRTDSCSLSTDFRVHFGQIFNLKVLNCPHSINLQVFEEIGSSYSLLVQVFVPVPDPSVVTGRAPIEEIEFSSNQHVMFDHEGVGSDVPLSFESDGSNKLTLLTSGKLSCCVSWGVGEEGVPLAPPLSQHPAGAHRGPGHLDAVSYIGASGLYDMKKIGEWAIQSRLDPNDPKNTSIMHLLKVATSGEVTAPDYFRLEHLQEEFNFVSDEEIERSKRFRLLRLRNQEAPEFRNYKFVPLLEREVSDKVFQDYEKRLKEGETIDTRQHLDPHRAVVAKYLQQIQESVINRFILSKHHYQLSDLVIEEEIPSIGILGINLFKLAESKRPLKPERKERKKVTAQNLSDGDIRLLVNVIRAHNIPIRKPQSNKPGQSSQSAIQGSDWYLSQVQVRPFVEVSFQRTVLQTTTADGPNPSWNEELQLPFNAPNGDYSTGSLQSVKDEVFINIFDEVLYETGPSDKSRATSIHTQIEKHWLGSVKIPFSTIYSQSKIDGAFKVNTPAVLLGYSREHGSTSVYDQWRSTQGGTFIRLFITVEPQLMPGESVRQKIKEAEFNSQEDERLLQASEKFEIHAAGGYPDRPCITTVIDLSGKTVFITRYIRPLNPPQEFLDGFPNNPQEATSLVAQYVSLIPSLPDQVSFSATCDLLSTCDQFLTLLAGDEQEHAVLLCNYFLFLGKKAWLIIGTAIPEGPTAYVLTHEQSGYFIWNPSSGQFYEKGDTFCPLQTVGCLVNSDNVWFNIQKNPSPLHTNFDITKAKMWKPFFSRSFSHPGLSSVQPEELVYRQTDKAAAAELQDRVEKILKEKIMEWRPRHPTRWNRYCNTTLKQFLPKLELSRGQNVAEGHRVELQNLLGDYRISGFPLHLPFSEVGPIIEAVHSTGVHNIHSSTVEFALAVYIHPYPNNVLSVWVYLASLVRT is encoded by the exons ATGGACAAGCAACCGACTGCAATGAAG GAAGCTGTGGGCAGCGACGAGGACCCAGGAGAGACTCTGAGACGCACACTGAGAGCccagagagagaagaggaagacaaaG TTGCTGGAACAGTCTTTCGTCCAGGACGAGGATGTTGGGGAAGTTTCCCCTACTCAGTACAACAGTCCAAATGAGGGACCATCTAGTAGGGCGGATGATTCTGTGGTTTTTACAAGACCTCCAACTGGTTCTCAGAGAG GAGTCTCTGTAAAATCTGAGCAGCCCTCCCGCTCTCTGCATTTAGACACTTTTGTGACACGGCATTTGCAAGAGAAGCTGAGAGCAGCGAGg TCTAAGGGAGAGAGCCTTCAGCAGCAGGAAACTTCAGAGGATTCTAGTGAGCCGGTCAGTCGACTCCAGCGGCTCAAAGACAGAGACACCATAACAAGATTCGATAGAGAG GCTCATCCAGTCAGTTCAAGAAGACACGACGACCCCCTGACTCTTCGCACCAGAGTCAAGTTTCAAGAGCAGGCTGGAAGA GTAGAAAAAGACTTCCCATCTGCTGAAGAAGCATacaatttctttacatttaactATGAGCCCGACCAGCCAAGTAAGCCAGAGAGTAAGAGcagaatgagacaaaaacacagagatgGAGTTGAGGAGGATGATAGAGATGGAAACAGACAAGAGGAagctgaggaggaagaggaagctgaGGAGGATGAAGCAGAGGAAGATAATCAAGACCAAAATGAGTTCCAG AGTGAAGAAGCTCCTCTGGTGCGAAATGAAGACGATTTATTCGTCATTGACCATTCGCCTCAGGACTTTGTGGAAGTGAGGAAAGCGGAGTATGTTGGTCTCAAAATGCGCGTCCAACGAGACCGTGAACTCCTGTTTACGCCGAGCTTTCTAACAG TCCCAACCTCCGTCAAGCTGCCTGAAAACATGAAGCCCCGCTTTCTGGAGGACGAGGGCCTCTATGTGGGACAACGGCCTGCTGTATCTATGACCAAcgaaaacatttcagagaatCGCATTTTGAAAATGGCTGAG GGAAGCAAATGGTTTGGAGATGATGGCAAGATTCTTGCTCTGCCTGACCCCATAAAGGAATCGTCCACAAGGCCACCCCTTTTCCACATGGATGAGGAGCTGGATCCTGCTCTGCAAACTGTATACAGGAAG ACTATGAAGTCCCAGTATGCAAACCTGTACATTGCTGGTGCCACGGACCCCGAGGGAGACTACCAGCTTGACGTTGATGTCTCCGGGCTGATCTTCTCCCATCATCCTCTCTTTAGCCGCGAACACGTCTTGGCATCGCGGCTAGCTCAGCTGTACGATCAGTACCTCAGCAGGCAACAGAATAATCTCACAGGGCACCTTACCGAGAAG TTGAACGGCCTGAGGAAAGCTCTGAGGAACATGATGAGGATCCACGGTGAGCAGGGCTCCTCCGAGGCCCTGCAGCACAGGATTTCTGAGTACAGTCTAGAAGTGAG GAACACTCGGCAGCTGCGCGACTTGGAGCAGGAGAAAGACAGGACTCTGCTGAGGAGCATCATTAAAGTGTGGAAGGAGATCAAGTCCCTGAGAGAGTTTCAGAAGTATACCAATACACCTTTTAAGCTTTTTCTCAGAAG GGAGAATGTAGATCGGGCTTTGGATGAGTGGGAGTATGAAGGCGAAATCCTGAAAGAAGTTTTGGAACTGGAAGCAGAAAGTGAGGAGCAGCACCAAAAGAAGCTAGCAGAGTATAACAAGCAACTGGAAGATTGGAAACTCTGGAGGAAGAAGCAG AAAGCCAAgcgaagaaagaagaaaaagaaaaagaaaggccAAACACAggatgacacagaagaagaagacgaagaagaaCAGGATCAGGATGAGACTGAGTCAGAGGATCCATTTGAGGAAGACCCCGTGAAACCGGAGGTTCCAGAAAGGCCGGGCGTTGACTCCCTGGAGCGGTGGGTGAGAGAAAAAGCCTCCAGGATACGTAGGAAACCAGGAGAGGCCATTCTGATCCCGGAGCTGTCTACATCAGGAGGCATCACAGGCAACGATCAATGTCCCAG GCCTGAAATAGCTCGCAGGGAAGATGTTTCAAGGCGCTCTCTTTTCATCAAGATCCTTTACAACCACAAGGAAGTTTCCAGAACAGACAGTTGCTCCCTGAGCACTGACTTCAGGGTTCACTTTGGACAAATTTTCAATCTGAAGGTGCTCAACTGTCCACACAGCATTAATCTGCAG GTGTTTGAGGAGATTGGGTCATCATACTCCCTGCTGGTTCAGGTGTTTGTTCCTGTACCCGACCCTTCAGTCGTTACAGGCAGAGCGCCTATAGAGGAAATTGAGTTCAGCAGCAACCAGCATGTGATGTTTGATCACGAGGGAGTTGGAAGTg ATGTGCCGCTCTCCTTTGAGTCCGATGGCAGCAACAAACTGACACTGCTGACGTCCGGAAAGCTGTCTTGCTGCGTGTCGTGGGGCGTCGGGGAAGAAGGTGTCCCACTCGCACCGCCTCTTTCTCAGCATCCTGCTGGCGCGCACAG AGGGCCAGGCCATCTGGATGCTGTCTCATACATCGGGGCGTCCGGATTGTATGACATGAAAAAGATCGGTGAGTGGGCCATACAGTCGCGACTGGACCCCAACGATCCCAAGAACACCTCCATCATGCACCTGCTGAAA GTGGCGACCAGTGGCGAGGTGACCGCTCCCGACTACTTTCGCCTTGAACACCTGCAGGAGGAGTTCAACTTTGTAAGTGATGAGGAGATAGAGAGGTCCAAGAGGTTCCGCCTGCTCAGGCTGAGGAACCAGGAGGCTCCCGAGTTTCGCAATTACAAATTTGTCCCTCTTCTGGAGAGGGAGGTCTCTGACAAGGTTTTCCAG GATTATGAAAAAAGATTGAAAGAGGGGGAGACGATTGACACCAGGCAACATCTGGATCCTCACAGAGCTGTTGTGGCCAAATACCTTCAGCAG ATACAAGAATCAGTCATCAACAGATTTATTCTCTCCAAACATCACTACCAACTGTCCGACCTGGTGATCGAAGAAGAAATACCAAGCATTGG CATTCTGGGAATTAACCTGTTCAAGCTCGCTGAATCCAAACGGCCACTGAAAcctgaaaggaaagaaaggaaaaaagtcaCAGCGCAGAATCTGTCGGACGGGGACATCAGACTGCTCGTTAACGTCATCCGGGCCCACAACATCCCGATCCGCAAACCCCAGAGCAA TAAACCGGGACAGTCTTCTCAGAGTGCCATCCAGGGCAGTGATTGGTACCTCAGCCAG GTACAAGTAAGGCCGTTTGTGGAAGTGTCCTTCCAACGCACGGTGCTCCAAACAACCACAGCCGACGGACCAAATCCAAGCTGGAatgaggagctgcagctgccATTTAA CGCTCCAAATGGGGACTACAGCACTGGCAGTTTGCAGTCTGTCAAAGATGAAGTCTtcatcaacatatttgatgaaGTGCTGTATGAGACTGGACCG AGTGACAAATCGAGGGCGACGTCCATTCACACGCAGATAGAGAAGCACTGGTTGGGCTCGGTAAAGATTCCCTTCAGCACCATTTACTCTCAGTCAAAG ATTGACGGTGCGTTCAAAGTGAACACGCCAGCCGTGCTGCTGGGGTACAGCAGGGAGCACGGCAGCACCAGCGTTTATGATCAGTGGCGGAGCACACAGGGCGGGACGTTCATACGGCTCTTCATCACTGTAGAACCTCAGCTGATGCCTGGAGAGTCTGTTAGACAGAAG ATAAAGGAAGCAGAG TTCAACAGTCAGGAGGATGAGCGCTTACTGCAGGCTTCAGAGAAGTTTGAGATACACGCAGCCGGAGGCTATCCGGACCGACCCTGCATCACCACGGTCATCGACCTCAGCGGAAAGACGGTCTTCATCACTCGTTACATCCGACCGCTCAACCCCCCGCAGGAGTTTCTGGATGGATTTCCTAACAACCCTCAGGAAGCAACG AGCCTTGTTGCCCAATATGTCTCCCTGATCCCTTCTTTGCCAGATCAGGTTTCCTTCTCTGCAACCTGTGACTTATTGAGCACATGTGAC CAATTCCTGACTCTACTGGCAGGAGATGAGCAGGAACACGCTGTATTGTTGTGCaactactttctttttttgggaaaGAAAGCGTGGCTCATAATTGGCACAGCCATACCAGAG GGACCAACAGCATATGTTCTGACCCATGAGCAGAGTGGCTACTTCATCTGGAACCCCAGCAGCGGGCAGTTCTATGAGAAGGGCGACACTTTCTGCCCTCTGCAAACCGTCGGCTGCTTGGTTAATTCTGACAAC GTTTGGTTCAACATTCAGAAAAATCCTTCACCATTACACACCAACTTTGACATCACTAAGGCCAAAATGTGGAAACCGTTTTTCTCCCGCTCCTTCTCCCACCCGGGGCTGTCTAGTGTACAG CCAGAGGAGTTAGTGTACCGCCAAACAGacaaagcagctgcagcagagcttCAGGACAG AGTTGAGAAGATACTAAAGGAGAAGATTATGGAGTGGCGCCCTCGTCACCCAACTCGCTGGAACCGGTACTGCAACACCACCCTGAAACAGTTTCTGCCCAAACTTGAGCTGAGTCGTGGTCAGAATGTAGCGGAGGGCCACCGGGTCGAGCTGCAGAACCTCCTCGGAGACTACAGG ATCTCAGGATTCCCCCTCCATCTGCCGTTTTCTGAGGTCGGACCAATCATAGAGGCAGTTCACAGCACTGGGGTTCACAATATTCACTCATCCACTGTGGAGTTTGCACTGGCCGTGTACATACATCCTTATCCCAACAATGTGCTGTCTGTGTGGGTGTACCTCGCCTCACTCGTCCGCACATGA